The Aspergillus luchuensis IFO 4308 DNA, chromosome 4, nearly complete sequence DNA window AATGGAAGTAAGGGATGGGTGGCGATCCGGAAGGTGCCGAGTGGAGTCGGAGATCTGGACTATCTTGATCTACTCCGGATAGAGATAATCTATGATGAATGAGGTGGGGAATTCATACAGCGTGCTAAATGGGTGCTACGATAATTCAAGTGGTTGTATTTATGAACATTCAAATTACTTTGGCAGTTTATCACTTGTGTTATTTGGCACTCTCTTCACCTGATGATGTACTGTAGGACACCACCCGAGcggaatatatatcttcacACTCCAGCGGCATCGCGTCACCATCTACACTCATTCCTACCACTTACATCACTGCAatgaatataattagaacCTGACCGAAGAAACATCCCTGCTTTCTGGAATGAATCTCAACAAAGAACCCATCCCTGTACCATGCAACAACACCCACGGTTGAACCCGGTTCAACCCCCTCGGGGAACCCCTGACCCGGAGATAACCCCCAAATCAGCAAGAAAAAGCCCGCTCCGAGCCCTGGTCAAGAAATCATCCTGCAACGGCTTCCCTATCACTCAGATCGGCCCCGCTACAAGCGGCGGATCGAAATGATCTGCATGCTTACCATCTGCTCCGTCCGGACGAGTCGATATCTGTCCGGTCGGATCCGATTACTGGTCCGGACAGAGCCTCGTGGCCGGCAGGGTATATAGGGCCTCTGACGCCAGCAGTAATGCActcctctccatcagctACAACTGCAATCATTTACACTACATAAGACGAAACGAGAATACACCAGACATATTCCTCTTGATCCTGTCACCTCTATACTACTCAAAGCAACCCTTCAATAACCACAACATAACATCATGCGCGTTCTTGTGATTGGTGGAAGTGGACGGTGTGGAAAGCTCGTCATCGATGACCTGCTGAGTCGCGGTAAGTGTCTCTCGCTTCGACTTGCAATTCATTGGTTGTATCGGCTAAAATGCTAACAATAATCTAGGCCACCAGGTTACCACGTTGGCCCGCAAGCCCGAATCACTGGGTGGAGCTCGTGCCGGGCTAAAAGTCGTCCAAGGTTAGTCATAGTCATAGTCTCTCGACATCTGAAGGAATCGACTCCAACTAACTAAAACTTCACCAGGAACCCCCACCGAACTGGAAGATGTCCGTGCCGCGTTCCAAGCCGACATACCAGATGTGGTAATTGTGACACTCAACGCCCCACGGGCCAGCGACAGCCCCTTTGCGGCGCCAATCTCACCTCCTCGACTGATGACGGACTGCAACAACAACGTGCTGGCGGCGATGAAGGAGTTTGGAGTACGCAAAACGGTCATCCTGCAGGCGTTTGGAGTCGGGGAGTCGTGGGACAACATGCACTGcgtgctgcggctgctgatgaagaagtccaaCATGTCGTATCAGTATGACGATCACAACGCGACGGCCAAGGCAGTGCAAGCCAGTGGACTGGACTATGTGATGGTGCGACCGTCGCGGCTGGTGGAGACGCCCGATGCCAACCAGCCGGTCAAAGTGTGGCCGGATCATGGCAAGGGAGTGCCCATGATGGCCAGCACCAGTCGGATCACGGTGGCCCGCTGGTTGGTGGATGCTGCTGAAACCAACAAATGGGATAACACGGCACCAGTGATCACCAACTAGAATATTTCTCGATCTGTTCTAGATATTGACATGGCAATCTCCCATCATCTCACGAGGGCCGATCCGGGGCGGAGCGGGTGGGAGCGGAGAATTTGGAGACGATCCAGGGTTAGATCGACAGGGCAATGAttgtttcttattttatctcttttttttttccccctcatGGTTTGTGTTTCATCATCTCTGGGCATTTACACCTGGCATGGCGTGAAATTTTATGTATGTTATCAGATCTCTTGGCTTCGTATTAATCGTGGCT harbors:
- a CDS encoding NAD(P)-dependent oxidoreductase (COG:S;~EggNog:ENOG410PVT8;~InterPro:IPR036291,IPR016040;~PFAM:PF13460;~SMCOG1199:NmrA family protein;~antiSMASH:Cluster_4.1); this translates as MRVLVIGGSGRCGKLVIDDLLSRGHQVTTLARKPESLGGARAGLKVVQGTPTELEDVRAAFQADIPDVVIVTLNAPRASDSPFAAPISPPRLMTDCNNNVLAAMKEFGVRKTVILQAFGVGESWDNMHCVLRLLMKKSNMSYQYDDHNATAKAVQASGLDYVMVRPSRLVETPDANQPVKVWPDHGKGVPMMASTSRITVARWLVDAAETNKWDNTAPVITN